AAAGTTATTATTTTTGATACAACTCTACGTGATGGAGAGCAAGCATTGCAAGCTAGTCTCAGTGTTAAAGAAAAACTACAAATTGCATTATGTCTAGAAAAATCTGGAGTAGATATTATGGAAGTAGGATTTCCTATTTCATCTCCAGGTGATTTTAAATCTGTTCAAACAATATCTCAAAAAATAAAAAATAGTAGAGTATGTAGTTTAGCACGTTGTATAGAAAAAGATATTGATGTAGCAGGTGAAGCAATGTCTGCATCTAATTCTTTTCGAATTCATATTTTTTTAGCAACATCAACATTACATATGGAATCTAAACTAAGAAAAAACTTCAATGAAATTATAGATATGGCTATTTTTTCAGTCAAGAGAGCTTTGCGTTATACTGATGATATTGAATTTTCTTGTGAAGATGCAAGTCGAACTACAATTGATAATTTATGTCGTATTGTTGAAAAACTAATATCTTGTGGTGTAAAAACAATTAATATCCCTGATACTGTAGGATACACTATCCCAAATGAATTATCTTTTATCATTAAAAATTTATTTGAAAAAGTACCTAATATTCATAAATCTACTATTTCAGTACATTGCCATGATGATTTAGGAATGGCCGTAGGAAATTCAATATCAGCGATACAAGCAGGTGCTAGACAAATCGAGGGGACTATTAACGGGATTGGTGAAAGAGCAGGAAATACAGCATTAGAAGAAGTAATTATGGCTATTAAGGTAAGAGAAGATATTCTAGGTGTATCAACTAATATTAATCATAAAGAAATTTATCGAACTAGTCAAATCGTTAGTAGTATTTGTAATATGCCTATCCCATCTAACAAAGCTATAGTAGGTAGTAATGCATTTGCACATTCTTCAGGTATTCATCAAGATGGAGTGCTGAAAAATAGAGAAAATTATGAAATTATTGATCCTATCAGTATTGGTTTAAAAAAAGTAAAATTAAATCTTACTTCTCGTTCTGGAAGAGCAGCAGTAAAACATTACATGAATGAAATGGGTTATAAAGAAAATGATTATAATATTGATGAACTTTATACTGATTTTTTAAAATTAGCAGATAAAAAAGGTCAAGTTTTTGATTATGATTTAGAAGCATTAGCTTTTATTAATAAACAACAAGATGAATCAGAATATTTTAGTTTAAAATTTTTTAGCGTACAATCGATTTCTAATAATTTATCTACTGCATCAGTAACATTATTATGTGGTAAAAAAATATATACTGAAGCTTCTACTACTAGTAATGGACCAGTTGATGCTATTTATCAAGCCTTGAATAGAATTACACATTTTCCTATTGTTTTACAAAAATTTCAATTAGTTGCTAAAGGTAAGGGTAAAGATGCATTAGGGCAAGTTGATATTTTAGTAGAATATAAAAAACGTAAATTTCATGGTGTAGGTTTGGCTACTGATATTATGGAGTCTTCAGCTAAAGCAATGGTTAATGTATTAAATAATATATGGAAGGCTAAACAAGTTAATAAAAATTTAAAAAATTTAAAAAAACAATAATTATATTTTTATATTAATATTGATTTTTAAGAGAGAATATCTTTTTTATGAAAACAAAATATCGTATTTCGGTACTACCTGGTGACGGGATAGGTCCTGAAGTTATGCGAGAAGCATATAAAATTTTAAATATTTTAAAAAATCATTTTTCTTTACCTTTAGAAATAAAGGAATTTAATATTGGAGGTGCTGCTATTGATCAAGAAGGGGTAGCTTTACCAAAAAAAACATTGCTAGGATGTGAAAATTCAGATGCTATTTTATTTGGTTCTGTAGGTGGAAAAAAATGGGATCATCTTCCAATAGATAAGCGTCCTGAAAGAGCTTCTTTATTACCATTAAGAAAGCATTTTAATCTTTTTGCTAATTTAAGACCAGCTCAATTGTATTCAGAATTAAAATATTTATCTCCCTTACGTTCTGACATTATAAAAAATGGTTTTAATATATTATGTATTAGAGAATTAACAGGGGGGATTTATTTTGGAAAACCTACTGGTCGTTTAAAAAAAAATAATATTGAATATGCCTTTGATACTGAAATTTATTATGATTATGAGATTAATAGAATTGCTCATTTAGCTTTTCAATTAGCTCAGACTAGAAATTATAAAGTTTGTTCTATAGATAAATCAAATGTTTTAAATAGTTCTGTTTTATGGAGAGAAACTGTTCAAAAAGTTTCTAAAAATTATCCTGATGTTCATTTGTCTCATTTATATATTGATAATGCTACGATGCAAATTATTAAAGATCCTAATCAATTTGATATATTGTTATGTTCTAATCTTTTCGGAGATATTGTTTCTGATGAATGCGCTATAATTACCGGTTCAATTGGAATGTTACCATCAGCTAGTTTAAATGAAAAAAAATTTGGTTTATATGAACCTGCAGGTGGATCAGCACCTGATATAGAAGGTAAAAATATTGCTAATCCTATTGCTCAAATTCTTTCAGTTTCTATGTTAGTTAGATACGGTATGAATTTAAAAAAAATAGCAGATAAAATTGATCAATCTGTTATTTCTGTTTTAAAAAAAGGTTATAGAACAGCCGATATATCAAATAATAATAACTATTTAAAAACAAATGAAATGGGTGATGTTATTGCTAATACTTTAATTAGTGGTGAATAAAATGACAAGTAAGACATTATATCAAAAAATATATGATTCGCATGTTGTTTATGAAGATAAAAACGGGGAATCTATTTTATATATAGATTTGCATTTACTTCATGAAGTTACTTCTCCTCAGGCATTTGATGCATTGCGTAGTAAAAAACGTAAAGTAAGACAATCAAAAAAAACATTTGCAACTATGGATCATAATGTTTCAACAAAAATTCAAAGTATTAGTGCATCTGGATCTATGGCAAAAAAACAAATGGAGCAATTAATTAAAAATTGTCGAGACTTTAATATACCATTATACGATATAAATAATCCTAATCAAGGGATAGTTCATGTTATTGCTCCTGAAAAAGGGATGACATTACCAGGTATGACAATTGTATGTGGTGATTCTCATACATCGACTCATGGTGCATTTGGTGCTTTAGCTTTCGGTATTGGAACTTCAGAAGTTGAACATGTTCTTGCTACACAAACATTAAAACAAAAACGTTTTAAAAATATGAAAGTTGAAATTATAGGAAAAATTCCTAAATTTGTAACTGCAAAAGACATTATATTATTTATAATAGGACAATTAGGATCATCTAGTGGTACTGGTTATGTAATTGAATTTTGTGGAGATGTTATTAAAAATATAAGTATGGAAGAGAGAATGACCATATGTAATATGGCTATTGAAATGGGCGCAAAATCTGGTTTAATTGCGCCCGATGAAATTACATATAAATATTTAAAAGATAAAATTTATTCACCTTCTGGTTTATTTTGGGAAAAATCTTTAGATTATTGGAAATTTTTGAAATCAGATAAAAATGCACATTTTGATAAATGTATTACTTTAGATATTTCAAATTTAGCACCACAAATTACTTGGGGGACTAATCCCGATCAGGTTATATCAATTGATGAAAAAATACCAGATTATAATAATATAAATTCTC
Above is a window of Buchnera aphidicola str. Ua (Uroleucon ambrosiae) DNA encoding:
- the leuA gene encoding 2-isopropylmalate synthase; its protein translation is MNSKVIIFDTTLRDGEQALQASLSVKEKLQIALCLEKSGVDIMEVGFPISSPGDFKSVQTISQKIKNSRVCSLARCIEKDIDVAGEAMSASNSFRIHIFLATSTLHMESKLRKNFNEIIDMAIFSVKRALRYTDDIEFSCEDASRTTIDNLCRIVEKLISCGVKTINIPDTVGYTIPNELSFIIKNLFEKVPNIHKSTISVHCHDDLGMAVGNSISAIQAGARQIEGTINGIGERAGNTALEEVIMAIKVREDILGVSTNINHKEIYRTSQIVSSICNMPIPSNKAIVGSNAFAHSSGIHQDGVLKNRENYEIIDPISIGLKKVKLNLTSRSGRAAVKHYMNEMGYKENDYNIDELYTDFLKLADKKGQVFDYDLEALAFINKQQDESEYFSLKFFSVQSISNNLSTASVTLLCGKKIYTEASTTSNGPVDAIYQALNRITHFPIVLQKFQLVAKGKGKDALGQVDILVEYKKRKFHGVGLATDIMESSAKAMVNVLNNIWKAKQVNKNLKNLKKQ
- the leuB gene encoding 3-isopropylmalate dehydrogenase, whose product is MKTKYRISVLPGDGIGPEVMREAYKILNILKNHFSLPLEIKEFNIGGAAIDQEGVALPKKTLLGCENSDAILFGSVGGKKWDHLPIDKRPERASLLPLRKHFNLFANLRPAQLYSELKYLSPLRSDIIKNGFNILCIRELTGGIYFGKPTGRLKKNNIEYAFDTEIYYDYEINRIAHLAFQLAQTRNYKVCSIDKSNVLNSSVLWRETVQKVSKNYPDVHLSHLYIDNATMQIIKDPNQFDILLCSNLFGDIVSDECAIITGSIGMLPSASLNEKKFGLYEPAGGSAPDIEGKNIANPIAQILSVSMLVRYGMNLKKIADKIDQSVISVLKKGYRTADISNNNNYLKTNEMGDVIANTLISGE
- the leuC gene encoding 3-isopropylmalate dehydratase large subunit, encoding MTSKTLYQKIYDSHVVYEDKNGESILYIDLHLLHEVTSPQAFDALRSKKRKVRQSKKTFATMDHNVSTKIQSISASGSMAKKQMEQLIKNCRDFNIPLYDINNPNQGIVHVIAPEKGMTLPGMTIVCGDSHTSTHGAFGALAFGIGTSEVEHVLATQTLKQKRFKNMKVEIIGKIPKFVTAKDIILFIIGQLGSSSGTGYVIEFCGDVIKNISMEERMTICNMAIEMGAKSGLIAPDEITYKYLKDKIYSPSGLFWEKSLDYWKFLKSDKNAHFDKCITLDISNLAPQITWGTNPDQVISIDEKIPDYNNINSLLKKESAKSACEYMGLKSNTYLTNISIDRVFIGSCTNARIEDLRAASKILKNRKIAKHVKAIVVPGSGSVKRKAEQEGLDKIFIDSGFEWRLPGCSMCLGMNKDRLNFGERCASTSNRNFEGRQGRGGRTHLVSPIMAAAAAIYGKFFDVRNLYNSENN